One window of Acidobacteriota bacterium genomic DNA carries:
- a CDS encoding CpsB/CapC family capsule biosynthesis tyrosine phosphatase produces the protein MIDIHSHVLPGVDDGAEDLREALEMCRLAAADGVEVMVTTPHQRSPHWANDDAEWLHRRRAKLQEEVGRTPRLLPGGEIRVNDELLDELADPGAVDLLPLAGSRYLLLELDRHDPRQDAEGLTHELVLEGWRPIFAHPEFIPALRDDLPLMHRLQAMGASFQITAMCLTGQVGRSARERCTRMIDQGLVQFVASDAHGIEWRPPGLSGARRAIASTWGESLARDLTEINPLAVVENRPLPVSARFSQ, from the coding sequence ATGATCGACATCCATTCGCACGTACTGCCCGGCGTCGACGACGGTGCCGAAGATCTCCGAGAAGCGCTCGAGATGTGCCGCCTGGCGGCCGCCGACGGCGTTGAGGTGATGGTCACCACCCCGCACCAGCGGTCACCGCACTGGGCGAACGACGATGCGGAGTGGCTCCATCGCCGGCGAGCGAAGCTGCAGGAAGAGGTGGGCCGAACCCCGCGCTTGCTGCCCGGCGGAGAAATCCGGGTGAACGATGAGTTGCTCGACGAGTTGGCCGATCCCGGGGCCGTCGACCTGCTGCCCCTGGCCGGCTCCCGGTACCTGCTGCTGGAACTCGACCGCCACGACCCGCGGCAGGATGCCGAGGGGCTGACCCACGAGCTGGTGCTGGAAGGCTGGCGGCCGATTTTTGCCCATCCGGAGTTCATCCCCGCTTTACGCGACGATCTTCCCTTGATGCACCGGCTACAGGCAATGGGTGCCTCCTTCCAGATCACCGCCATGTGCTTGACCGGGCAAGTCGGTCGCTCGGCTCGCGAACGCTGCACGCGGATGATCGATCAGGGCTTGGTGCAGTTCGTGGCGAGCGACGCTCACGGCATCGAGTGGCGGCCGCCGGGGCTTTCCGGCGCGCGGCGGGCGATCGCCAGCACCTGGGGCGAGTCGCTCGCCCGGGACTTGACCGAGATCAATCCTCTGGCGGTGGTGGAGAATCGCCCGCTGCCGGTTTCCGCGAGGTTTTCCCAATGA
- a CDS encoding nucleotide sugar dehydrogenase: MSNTSSSAADRVAHLRQEITDRQALVGVIGLGYVGLPLILSLAERGFRTLGFDVDQSKVTTLENGETYIQQCPASRIRPLVEGGALAATADFGRLGEPDVLLICVPTPLTAQREPDMSYIVATAQRIVERLRPGQLVVLESTTYPGTTEELLRSMLEGGGLACGEDFFLGYSPEREDPGNTTHSTTTIPKVVGGVDERSADLTQALYDQIVPSTVRVSSARAAEATKLTENIFRAVNIALVNELKIVYDRMGIDIWEVLDAASTKPFGFMRFNPGPGWGGHCIPLDPFYLSWKARESGAPPRFIELAGEVNVTMTGYVIEKLQRALNGRSRAVRGSKILVLGIAYKKNVADPRESPAFELIDRLLDLGAEVSYHDPLIAEAPAMRTWSELPPMHSVPLTAENLAAQDAVLVVTDHDAIDWQRVHRHAPLIVDTRGIYRTPDDKVVKA; encoded by the coding sequence ATGTCGAATACCTCGAGTTCGGCGGCGGATCGCGTCGCCCATCTGCGTCAGGAGATCACCGACCGGCAGGCCTTGGTCGGGGTGATCGGCCTCGGCTATGTCGGGTTGCCGCTCATCCTCTCCCTCGCCGAGCGCGGCTTTCGCACCCTGGGGTTCGATGTCGACCAGTCCAAGGTCACGACCCTGGAGAACGGCGAGACCTACATCCAGCAGTGTCCGGCATCGCGCATCCGGCCGCTGGTCGAGGGCGGCGCCCTGGCGGCGACGGCGGATTTCGGGCGCCTCGGCGAACCGGACGTGCTGCTGATCTGCGTGCCCACCCCGCTCACCGCCCAGCGCGAGCCGGATATGAGCTACATCGTCGCCACCGCCCAGCGCATTGTCGAACGCTTAAGGCCGGGGCAACTGGTGGTGCTCGAATCGACCACCTATCCGGGCACCACCGAAGAGCTACTGCGTTCGATGCTCGAAGGCGGTGGCCTCGCCTGCGGCGAGGACTTCTTCCTCGGCTATTCACCGGAGCGCGAGGATCCGGGCAACACCACCCACTCCACCACCACCATCCCCAAGGTGGTCGGCGGCGTGGACGAGCGATCCGCGGACCTCACCCAGGCGCTCTACGACCAGATCGTACCGAGCACGGTGCGGGTGTCCTCCGCCCGCGCGGCGGAGGCGACCAAGCTGACGGAGAACATCTTCCGGGCGGTCAACATCGCCCTGGTCAACGAACTGAAGATCGTCTACGACCGCATGGGCATCGACATCTGGGAGGTGCTCGACGCCGCTTCGACCAAGCCCTTCGGCTTCATGCGCTTCAACCCGGGACCCGGCTGGGGCGGCCACTGCATCCCGCTCGACCCGTTCTACCTGTCCTGGAAAGCGCGGGAATCCGGCGCGCCGCCGCGCTTCATCGAGCTGGCCGGCGAGGTCAACGTCACCATGACCGGCTACGTCATCGAGAAGCTCCAGCGAGCCCTGAACGGCCGCAGCCGGGCGGTGCGCGGCAGCAAGATCCTGGTCCTGGGCATCGCCTACAAGAAGAACGTCGCCGACCCGCGCGAGAGCCCGGCCTTCGAGCTGATCGACCGGCTGCTCGATCTCGGTGCCGAGGTGTCCTACCACGACCCGCTGATCGCCGAGGCGCCGGCGATGCGCACCTGGTCGGAATTGCCCCCGATGCACTCTGTGCCGCTCACCGCCGAGAACCTGGCGGCCCAGGACGCGGTGCTGGTGGTGACGGACCACGACGCCATCGACTGGCAACGGGTGCACCGCCACGCGCCGCTGATCGTCGACACCCGCGGCATCTACCGGACGCCGGACGACAAGGTCGTCAAGGCCTGA
- a CDS encoding phosphoglycerate dehydrogenase encodes MPTVAISTSSFGQISAEPLAALKAAGFAVKGNPHGRKLTPDESRTFLADADALIAGTEWLDDGVLEAAPKLRVISRVGTGLDNVDLDAARRRGIAVHNTPDAHVPAVAELTLAGLLDVLRRLSWADRQVRDGRWDKPMGRLLAGKTVGIVGMGRVGRALRELLRPFGASVLAYDLRPDPSLTDVSWLDLDSLLARSDVVSLHVSSNDGGPLLGGDRIARMKEGAVLVNVARGGVVDEAALADALRAGRLGGAYLDVFENEPYEGPLVEFDSVVLTPHIGSYAAESRVRMEAQATATVIRHFAREDGA; translated from the coding sequence ATGCCCACCGTCGCCATCTCCACCTCGTCCTTCGGCCAAATTTCCGCGGAGCCCCTGGCGGCCCTGAAGGCGGCGGGCTTTGCTGTGAAGGGCAATCCCCACGGCCGCAAGCTGACGCCGGACGAGTCGCGCACCTTCCTCGCCGACGCCGACGCGCTGATCGCCGGCACCGAATGGCTCGACGACGGCGTGCTCGAAGCCGCCCCCAAGCTGCGGGTCATCTCGCGCGTCGGCACCGGCCTCGACAACGTCGACCTGGACGCCGCCCGCCGCCGTGGCATTGCCGTTCACAATACTCCCGACGCCCACGTGCCGGCGGTGGCGGAACTCACCCTCGCCGGCCTGCTCGACGTCCTGCGGCGCCTCTCCTGGGCGGATCGCCAGGTGCGCGACGGCCGCTGGGACAAACCGATGGGACGGCTGCTCGCCGGCAAGACCGTCGGCATCGTGGGCATGGGCCGCGTCGGCCGAGCCTTGCGCGAACTGCTGCGGCCCTTCGGCGCTTCGGTGCTGGCCTACGACCTCCGTCCGGATCCGTCCCTTACCGACGTCTCCTGGCTGGATCTCGATTCCCTCCTGGCGCGGTCAGACGTGGTCAGCCTGCACGTTTCCTCGAACGACGGCGGACCGCTGCTCGGCGGCGATCGCATCGCGCGAATGAAGGAAGGAGCGGTGCTGGTGAACGTCGCTCGCGGTGGAGTGGTGGACGAGGCAGCCCTGGCCGATGCGCTGCGCGCCGGCCGCCTGGGGGGTGCCTATCTGGACGTGTTCGAAAACGAGCCCTACGAAGGTCCCCTGGTGGAATTCGATTCCGTCGTCCTCACCCCCCACATCGGCTCCTATGCGGCCGAGAGCCGGGTGCGGATGGAAGCGCAAGCCACGGCAACGGTGATCCGCCATTTCGCCCGGGAGGATGGCGCATGA
- a CDS encoding NAD(P)-dependent oxidoreductase, producing the protein MNERFENVVVTGGSGFLGSHIADTLSERGCRVKIFDRHESPYLREDQRMVVGDLLDLEAMVPAFAGADAVFHLAAMADLNDARSRPLDAARLNVLGTLHALEAARAVGARRFVFASTVYVYSRAGGFYRCSKQACESFIEEFERQHGLPYTILRYGSLYGPRADQTNGFYRLLRQAARESKIQHAGRPDDRREYIHVADAARLSVDALDAAHENQHLVLTGNASTRLEDLFTMFSEILGRPLDIEYQGGEGDGHYRVTPYAYGPRPGRKLTSNLTVDMGQGILQLLESLDRETTDHEGDETP; encoded by the coding sequence ATGAACGAACGCTTCGAGAACGTCGTCGTCACCGGCGGCTCCGGTTTCCTCGGTAGCCACATCGCCGACACCCTGAGCGAGCGCGGCTGCAGGGTCAAGATCTTCGACCGGCACGAGTCGCCCTACCTGCGCGAGGACCAGAGGATGGTGGTCGGCGATCTGCTCGACCTCGAGGCCATGGTGCCGGCCTTCGCCGGTGCCGACGCGGTCTTCCATTTGGCGGCCATGGCGGACCTGAACGACGCCCGGTCGCGTCCCCTCGATGCGGCGCGCCTCAACGTCTTGGGCACCCTGCACGCCCTGGAGGCGGCTCGCGCCGTCGGAGCGCGGCGTTTCGTCTTCGCCAGCACGGTGTACGTCTACAGCCGCGCCGGCGGCTTCTACCGCTGCTCGAAACAGGCCTGTGAATCGTTCATCGAGGAGTTCGAACGGCAACACGGCCTGCCCTACACCATCCTGCGCTACGGCAGCCTCTACGGCCCGCGGGCGGATCAGACCAACGGCTTTTATCGGCTGTTGCGGCAGGCGGCTCGCGAAAGCAAGATCCAGCACGCCGGCCGGCCGGACGATCGCCGCGAGTACATCCATGTCGCAGACGCCGCGCGGCTGTCCGTTGACGCCCTCGACGCCGCCCACGAGAATCAACACCTGGTGCTCACCGGCAACGCCTCGACTCGGCTAGAGGATCTCTTCACGATGTTTTCGGAGATTCTCGGCCGTCCCCTCGACATCGAGTACCAAGGCGGCGAGGGCGACGGTCACTACCGGGTGACCCCTTACGCCTACGGCCCCCGTCCGGGTCGCAAACTGACCTCGAATCTCACCGTCGACATGGGCCAGGGGATCCTGCAGCTCCTCGAGTCCCTCGATCGCGAAACAACGGACCACGAAGGAGATGAGACACCGTGA
- a CDS encoding NTP transferase domain-containing protein codes for MNAAIITARAGSKSIRDKNVHPLAGRPLVAFPLQAALDAERIDRVFNSTDGESIAKATEDLGCEVIWRPDELGGDTVNHGDVIQHAVRWVDERHPELENVVLLLGNTVMVDGALIDRCLEELDDDPSLDSVMTVWEAADDHPLRAMEIEDGLLKPYGGEREVSTERQSYPRAFYYDQGVWAFRKECVERRDGPNPWWWMGERSKPIVRNWVTGRDVHTHLDLSVAEWWLTHLPGIREL; via the coding sequence GTGAACGCCGCCATCATCACCGCCCGCGCCGGCAGCAAGTCGATCCGCGACAAGAACGTCCATCCGCTGGCCGGCAGGCCGCTGGTGGCCTTTCCGCTCCAGGCGGCCCTCGACGCCGAGCGCATCGATCGGGTGTTCAACTCGACGGACGGCGAGAGCATCGCCAAGGCGACCGAAGACCTCGGCTGCGAGGTGATCTGGCGCCCGGACGAACTGGGCGGCGATACGGTCAACCACGGCGATGTCATCCAGCACGCCGTCCGCTGGGTGGATGAGCGCCACCCGGAGCTCGAAAACGTCGTTCTACTGCTGGGCAACACGGTGATGGTAGACGGGGCGCTGATCGACCGCTGCCTCGAGGAACTCGACGACGATCCGTCCCTCGACTCGGTGATGACCGTGTGGGAGGCGGCGGACGACCATCCGCTGCGGGCGATGGAAATCGAGGACGGTCTGTTGAAGCCCTACGGCGGCGAGCGCGAAGTCTCCACCGAGCGCCAGAGCTATCCCCGCGCCTTCTACTACGACCAGGGGGTGTGGGCCTTCCGCAAGGAGTGCGTCGAGCGCCGCGATGGCCCCAACCCGTGGTGGTGGATGGGTGAGCGCTCGAAGCCGATCGTGCGCAACTGGGTGACCGGGCGCGACGTCCACACCCACCTCGATCTGTCCGTCGCCGAGTGGTGGCTTACTCACCTGCCGGGTATCCGCGAACTGTGA
- a CDS encoding HAD family hydrolase encodes MTEGSARPRAVIFDFDGVILESTEIKTRAFAALFADRPEHREAILRHHQENVGFSRYRKFDWIYRKLFREPLDEATSRHLGERYSAMVFEQVLACPLVPGAQDLLEDLVPTTPLFVASGTPDEELQQIVDRRGLRRFFREVHGAPRGKTEILLDVLGRHGWAAAETLMVGDGMSDLDAAEAAGVPFVGREIGTVFEDRDIPTVSDLTGLRPFVIAAEPERTAR; translated from the coding sequence GTGACCGAGGGGAGCGCCAGGCCGCGGGCGGTGATCTTCGATTTCGACGGGGTGATCCTCGAATCGACGGAGATCAAGACCCGCGCCTTCGCGGCGCTCTTCGCCGACCGGCCGGAGCACCGGGAAGCGATCCTCCGCCACCATCAGGAAAACGTCGGCTTCTCCCGCTACCGAAAGTTCGACTGGATCTACCGGAAGCTGTTCCGGGAGCCCCTCGACGAGGCCACCTCCCGGCACCTCGGAGAACGCTACTCGGCGATGGTCTTCGAGCAGGTGCTGGCCTGCCCACTGGTTCCCGGAGCCCAGGATCTGCTGGAGGACCTGGTGCCCACCACGCCGCTCTTCGTCGCCTCCGGAACGCCCGATGAGGAACTGCAGCAGATCGTCGACCGTCGCGGCCTCCGCCGCTTCTTCCGCGAAGTCCACGGCGCGCCCCGCGGCAAGACCGAGATTCTCCTGGACGTGCTCGGTCGCCACGGCTGGGCTGCCGCGGAAACGCTGATGGTGGGCGACGGAATGAGCGACCTCGACGCCGCCGAAGCGGCGGGAGTTCCCTTCGTCGGCCGCGAGATCGGGACGGTCTTCGAGGACCGCGACATCCCCACGGTGTCCGACCTGACCGGCCTGCGGCCCTTCGTGATCGCCGCCGAACCGGAACGGACGGCGCGATGA
- a CDS encoding glycosyltransferase, translating to MLRPTMGHGGADRVTRTLLQHLDRKRFRPTLVLMKAEGPFLDDLPDDVPVHSLGVQRLVNAVGPLVRLLRRPPEILFSTSSGTNLVAALAHALRRRPCRLLLSERSTLRRDDRPGWKNRSLVALKRRLYRRADRLAAVSGGVAEDLVHLLGVEGGRVDVVYNPVITPEIAAQAAVPLDGPEAEDRRPLILSAGRLVPTKDQLTLIRAFARLSEGTDARLVILGEGPERGDLEREIDRLDLSGRVALPGFDSNPFRWMARAQVFVLSSRFEGLPGVLIQAMACGAAAVSTDCPTGPSEVITDGESGFLVTVGDVDALADRMGRLLADPDLRSRLAAQGREDVRQFSLESALRRYSQTIEKAAGR from the coding sequence GTGCTGCGTCCCACCATGGGTCACGGCGGCGCCGACCGGGTGACCCGAACACTCCTCCAGCACCTCGACCGCAAACGCTTTCGGCCCACGCTGGTATTGATGAAGGCCGAAGGACCCTTCCTCGACGACTTGCCGGATGACGTGCCGGTCCACAGCCTCGGCGTCCAGCGGCTGGTGAACGCCGTCGGACCTCTCGTCCGCCTGCTGAGACGGCCTCCCGAAATTCTCTTCTCGACCTCTAGCGGAACCAATCTGGTGGCCGCCCTGGCTCACGCTCTGCGCCGCCGCCCCTGCCGGCTGCTGCTGTCCGAGCGCTCCACCCTGCGACGCGATGACCGTCCCGGTTGGAAGAACCGCAGTCTGGTCGCCCTCAAACGCCGCCTCTACCGGCGGGCCGATCGCCTGGCGGCGGTCTCCGGCGGGGTAGCGGAGGATCTCGTCCACCTCCTCGGAGTCGAGGGAGGGCGCGTCGACGTGGTCTACAACCCGGTGATCACGCCGGAGATCGCGGCGCAAGCCGCCGTACCCCTCGACGGCCCCGAAGCCGAAGATCGTCGGCCCTTGATCCTGAGTGCCGGCCGCCTGGTGCCGACGAAGGATCAACTCACCCTGATCCGCGCCTTCGCGCGCCTATCCGAGGGCACCGATGCGCGGCTGGTGATCCTCGGCGAGGGCCCGGAGCGCGGTGACCTCGAGCGGGAGATCGATCGCCTCGATCTCAGCGGCCGGGTGGCCCTGCCGGGCTTCGATTCGAACCCCTTTCGTTGGATGGCCCGGGCGCAGGTCTTCGTCCTCAGCTCGCGCTTCGAAGGGTTGCCGGGAGTACTGATCCAGGCGATGGCCTGCGGTGCCGCGGCGGTCTCCACCGACTGCCCCACCGGTCCTTCGGAGGTGATCACCGACGGTGAAAGTGGCTTCCTGGTAACGGTGGGCGACGTCGACGCCCTGGCGGACCGCATGGGCCGACTGTTGGCCGATCCGGACCTCCGCAGCCGTCTGGCCGCTCAGGGGCGCGAGGACGTGCGACAATTCAGTCTGGAATCGGCGCTCCGGCGCTACTCCCAAACCATCGAGAAAGCGGCGGGCCGATGA
- a CDS encoding Gfo/Idh/MocA family oxidoreductase: MSEFDVGLIGAGHISETHLKAWQRARGCRVTGIFDLDRESAQRRAERFGIDRVYDDLDAMLDAVQVVDICTPPATHAGLLRQAAERRLHILVEKPVVIWAAEWDELKPLFEASPGKLGVLHNLQFARSVQLAKKWVAKGRIGRVLRLTRRFLTSPQGDRMLVGDRHWSHRLPGGRWFETLPHELYLIHSFIGALDLTHVEALSSNGAPAGAPADEVQLTFAGDGAMATVHYSANCRINHRSLSLHGEEGIIYLDILGDSASIHAHGDASWRRAAGNSLLDAGSDLLQSVPDRMAYFTERLRGASPHFKLIQHYAGWLHGEKDSPTPLDEIEYVVRNSERVGRAIDQRLEALGGAR, translated from the coding sequence ATGTCTGAGTTCGATGTCGGCCTGATCGGCGCCGGCCACATTTCCGAGACCCATCTCAAAGCGTGGCAACGGGCCCGCGGTTGCCGGGTGACCGGCATTTTCGATCTCGACCGGGAGTCCGCCCAGCGGCGTGCCGAGCGCTTCGGCATCGATCGGGTCTACGACGACCTCGACGCGATGCTCGACGCCGTGCAGGTGGTCGACATCTGCACCCCGCCGGCGACCCACGCGGGTCTGCTCCGCCAGGCCGCCGAGCGCCGGTTGCACATCCTGGTGGAGAAACCGGTGGTGATCTGGGCCGCCGAATGGGATGAGCTGAAACCCCTGTTCGAGGCTTCGCCGGGCAAGCTCGGAGTGCTCCACAACCTACAGTTCGCCCGAAGCGTGCAGCTCGCCAAGAAGTGGGTGGCGAAAGGGCGCATCGGACGCGTCCTGCGCCTCACCCGGCGCTTTCTCACCAGCCCCCAGGGCGACCGGATGCTGGTGGGGGACCGGCACTGGTCCCACCGGCTGCCCGGCGGCCGCTGGTTCGAAACGCTGCCCCACGAGCTGTACCTGATCCACAGTTTCATCGGCGCCCTGGATCTCACCCACGTCGAAGCCCTCTCCTCGAACGGAGCGCCGGCGGGGGCACCGGCGGATGAAGTCCAGCTCACCTTCGCCGGCGACGGCGCCATGGCGACGGTCCACTACTCGGCCAACTGCCGCATCAACCACCGTTCCCTTTCGCTGCACGGCGAGGAGGGCATCATCTACCTCGACATTCTGGGCGACTCGGCTTCGATCCACGCCCACGGCGATGCTTCCTGGCGGCGGGCCGCCGGCAATTCTCTGCTCGACGCCGGCTCGGACCTCCTCCAGTCAGTGCCGGACCGCATGGCCTACTTCACGGAGCGCCTGCGCGGCGCTTCCCCGCACTTCAAATTGATCCAGCATTACGCCGGCTGGCTGCACGGCGAGAAGGACTCCCCCACCCCTCTCGACGAGATCGAGTACGTGGTGCGCAACAGTGAGCGGGTGGGCCGGGCCATCGACCAGCGGTTGGAGGCGCTCGGTGGGGCGCGTTGA
- a CDS encoding glycosyltransferase → MDTSERIREGESLGAGPIVFIVTHPMTARFLLLDQLLYLQREGFDVRVMTAPGADLEVVREAGIPVSTMPLQREIRPLADLRALAALRRELKAVAPRVVNAGTPKAGLLGMLAARSLAVPHRLYTLRGLRLETTSGLKGRILAAGERLAAHSAQRVICVSHSLRRKAVELGLVSPHKAVVLGEGSSRGVDLDRFSGSTEEADEATAKVRDRLGVPPGTPVIGFVGRFVEDKGIEDLLAAFFEVVLPAAGEARLLLVGDFEPGDPVSERARRRIESDPRVLRPGFVGDAAPYYRLMTALAFPSYREGFPNVPLEAAAAGLPVVGYAATGTVDAVVDGETGILVPPSATAALGEALLAMIQQPARAHRLGAAGRARAAKHFDHRIVRRRWAEEYRRLLAGDEA, encoded by the coding sequence ATGGACACCTCTGAGCGGATCCGGGAAGGCGAAAGCCTTGGCGCCGGGCCCATCGTTTTCATCGTCACCCATCCCATGACGGCGCGTTTTCTGCTGCTGGATCAGCTCCTCTACCTCCAGCGGGAAGGCTTCGACGTGCGGGTGATGACCGCCCCCGGGGCCGATCTGGAGGTTGTTCGGGAAGCCGGCATTCCGGTCTCCACGATGCCCCTCCAGCGCGAGATCCGCCCACTGGCGGACCTCCGGGCGCTGGCGGCTCTCCGCCGGGAGCTCAAAGCCGTCGCTCCGCGGGTGGTCAACGCCGGAACCCCGAAGGCCGGCCTCCTCGGCATGTTGGCCGCCCGCAGCCTGGCGGTGCCGCATCGCCTCTACACCCTGCGCGGCCTGCGGCTGGAGACCACCTCCGGCCTCAAAGGCCGGATTCTGGCCGCCGGCGAGCGCCTCGCCGCGCACTCGGCCCAGCGGGTGATCTGCGTCAGCCACAGCCTGCGCCGCAAGGCCGTTGAGCTGGGGCTGGTCTCGCCGCACAAGGCGGTGGTGCTCGGCGAAGGCTCGTCGCGAGGGGTCGATCTCGACCGCTTCAGCGGCTCGACAGAGGAAGCCGATGAGGCAACGGCCAAGGTGCGAGATCGGTTGGGGGTACCGCCCGGCACACCGGTCATCGGTTTCGTCGGCCGCTTCGTCGAGGACAAGGGCATCGAGGATCTGTTGGCGGCGTTTTTCGAAGTCGTGCTGCCGGCGGCGGGCGAAGCCCGCCTCCTGCTGGTGGGCGATTTCGAGCCGGGGGACCCGGTGAGCGAGCGGGCGCGGCGCCGCATCGAGTCCGACCCGCGGGTGCTGCGGCCGGGCTTCGTCGGCGACGCGGCTCCCTACTACCGGCTGATGACCGCCCTCGCCTTCCCTTCCTACCGGGAGGGCTTTCCGAACGTGCCGCTGGAGGCCGCCGCTGCCGGCTTGCCGGTGGTGGGCTACGCGGCCACCGGCACCGTCGATGCGGTGGTGGACGGCGAAACCGGCATCCTGGTGCCACCGAGCGCCACCGCCGCCCTCGGTGAAGCCCTGCTGGCGATGATCCAGCAGCCGGCGCGTGCCCACCGCCTCGGCGCCGCCGGCCGCGCTCGCGCCGCCAAGCACTTCGACCACCGCATCGTCCGCCGGCGCTGGGCGGAGGAATACCGCCGACTCCTGGCCGGAGACGAGGCGTGA
- a CDS encoding sugar transferase, with protein MSFYRRYGKRVLDLALAIPALLAAAPLLVLLALAVRIRLGSPVLFRQRRPGRRGKLFELVKFRTMRDARNPDGEPLPDAERLTAFGSFLRRTSLDELPELWNVLRGDLSLVGPRPLLVQYLERYTPEQARRHDERPGLTGWAQVNGRNALPWPERFRQDVWYVDHLSLGLDLRILARTLVQVIRREGISAPGEATMGEFRGDEE; from the coding sequence GTGAGTTTCTACCGCCGTTACGGCAAGCGCGTCCTCGACCTCGCCCTGGCGATCCCGGCGCTGCTGGCCGCGGCGCCGCTGCTGGTGCTGCTGGCTCTGGCGGTGCGCATCCGCCTCGGCTCGCCGGTCCTCTTCCGGCAACGGCGCCCGGGCCGCCGGGGGAAGCTCTTCGAGTTGGTCAAGTTCCGCACCATGCGCGACGCCCGCAACCCGGACGGAGAGCCTCTGCCCGATGCCGAGCGTCTCACGGCTTTTGGCTCTTTCCTACGCCGCACCAGCCTCGACGAACTGCCGGAGCTGTGGAATGTGCTGCGGGGCGATCTGTCGCTGGTCGGACCCCGGCCACTGCTGGTTCAGTACCTCGAGCGGTACACTCCCGAGCAGGCCCGGCGACACGATGAGCGCCCCGGACTGACCGGCTGGGCGCAGGTCAACGGACGCAATGCGCTGCCCTGGCCGGAGCGCTTCCGCCAGGATGTCTGGTATGTCGATCACCTGAGCCTGGGCCTCGACCTCCGCATCCTGGCCCGCACCCTTGTCCAGGTGATCCGGCGCGAGGGAATTTCAGCCCCCGGCGAGGCCACCATGGGGGAGTTTCGTGGGGATGAAGAATGA
- a CDS encoding DegT/DnrJ/EryC1/StrS family aminotransferase, protein MSRIYLSPPHMSGRERELVADAFDSNWVAPIGPHVNAFEQEMAEVVEVPHAAALSSGTAALHLAMELLGVGAGDEVMCASLTFAASVNPVVYQGAQPVLVDCDPETWTLDPHLVAQELEERGRSNRLPKALIAVDLYGQCADYEPLLVACERWGVPLIEDAAEALGSTYRGRPAGGFGRLGVFSFNGNKIITTSGGGMLVSHERRLVERARFLATQARDPAPHYEHSVIGYNYRLSNLLAAVGRGQLEVLDQRVTARRRNFERYRELLDDLPGLEFMAEATYGRSNRWLTCLTLDPEIAGTDREAVRLALEGEDIEARPVWKPMHLQPVFRDCPMVGGAVSRRLFEQGLCLPSGSSLASRDLERVAGVVRAVVTGQTS, encoded by the coding sequence ATGAGCCGCATCTACCTGTCGCCGCCACACATGAGCGGCCGCGAACGGGAGCTGGTGGCGGACGCCTTCGACAGCAATTGGGTGGCGCCCATCGGACCCCATGTGAACGCCTTCGAGCAGGAGATGGCGGAAGTGGTCGAAGTGCCCCATGCGGCGGCCCTGTCGTCCGGCACGGCGGCCCTCCACCTGGCGATGGAACTGTTGGGAGTCGGAGCCGGCGACGAGGTGATGTGCGCCAGCCTGACCTTCGCCGCCAGCGTCAACCCGGTGGTCTACCAAGGGGCCCAACCGGTGCTGGTGGACTGCGATCCGGAGACCTGGACCCTCGATCCCCACCTGGTCGCTCAGGAGTTGGAGGAACGCGGCAGGTCGAACCGTCTGCCGAAAGCGCTGATCGCGGTGGACCTCTACGGCCAGTGCGCGGACTACGAACCGCTCCTCGTCGCCTGCGAGCGCTGGGGCGTGCCGCTCATCGAAGACGCCGCCGAGGCCCTCGGATCGACCTACCGCGGCCGGCCCGCCGGCGGTTTCGGCCGGCTGGGGGTGTTCTCCTTCAACGGCAACAAGATCATCACCACCTCCGGCGGCGGCATGCTGGTGTCCCACGAGCGCCGGCTGGTGGAGCGCGCCCGTTTCCTCGCCACCCAGGCGCGGGATCCGGCGCCGCACTACGAGCACTCGGTGATCGGCTACAACTACCGCCTATCGAACCTGCTGGCCGCCGTCGGCCGCGGCCAGCTCGAAGTGCTCGATCAACGGGTGACCGCCCGGCGTCGCAACTTCGAGCGCTACCGCGAGCTGCTGGACGACCTGCCGGGCTTGGAGTTCATGGCGGAGGCCACCTACGGCCGGAGCAACCGCTGGTTGACTTGCCTCACCCTCGATCCGGAGATCGCCGGCACGGACCGCGAAGCGGTGCGCCTGGCCCTCGAAGGCGAGGACATCGAAGCGCGGCCGGTGTGGAAACCGATGCACCTGCAGCCGGTCTTCCGGGACTGTCCGATGGTCGGCGGCGCGGTGTCGCGGCGGCTCTTCGAGCAGGGCTTGTGCCTGCCGAGCGGTTCGTCTCTGGCAAGCCGGGACCTCGAACGGGTCGCCGGCGTGGTCCGCGCGGTCGTCACCGGGCAGACTTCCTGA